From one Anaeromyxobacter diazotrophicus genomic stretch:
- the accC gene encoding acetyl-CoA carboxylase biotin carboxylase subunit, with protein MFKKVLIANRGEIALRVIRACRELGVKTVAVHSTADAESLHVQFADEAVCVGPPPSKDSYLNIRALMAAADVTGCDAVHPGYGFLSENPGFAEIVEKLGLKFIGPRSEMLRLMGNKVAARNFAEQAGLPLLPGARGVLKNGEEAEGIARDIGYPIILKAAAGGGGRGMKIVREGGDVRRTFEQASTEALAAFGDGSMYLERYVEEPRHIELQIAADEHGNIVHLGERECSVQRRHQKIVEESPSPAVTPELRREMGEVALKAMNSIGYNNVGTIEFLMDEKGRYYFMEMNTRIQVEHPVTEQVYGLDLVRLQIRLAAGEKMPLVQEKIVPKFHAIECRVNAEDPLTFAPSPGNITGYHQPGGYGVRVDTMAFEHYRVQPYYDSLVAKLICWGDSRDVALSRARRALDEYVVEGIKTNIPFLRRVLADRRFAAGKYDTRLVEQILTEGKAAAAEPVPST; from the coding sequence ATGTTCAAGAAGGTCCTCATCGCCAACCGCGGCGAGATCGCGCTGCGCGTGATCCGCGCCTGCCGCGAGCTGGGTGTGAAGACGGTGGCGGTGCACTCGACCGCCGACGCCGAGTCGCTCCACGTCCAGTTCGCGGACGAGGCGGTCTGCGTCGGCCCGCCGCCCTCGAAGGACAGCTACCTCAACATCCGCGCCCTCATGGCGGCCGCCGACGTCACCGGCTGCGACGCCGTCCACCCCGGGTACGGGTTCCTCTCCGAGAACCCCGGCTTCGCGGAGATCGTGGAGAAGCTGGGCCTCAAGTTCATCGGCCCGCGCTCCGAGATGCTGCGGCTCATGGGCAACAAGGTGGCCGCGCGCAACTTCGCCGAGCAGGCGGGGCTGCCGCTGCTGCCGGGCGCGCGGGGCGTGCTCAAGAACGGCGAGGAGGCCGAGGGCATCGCCCGCGACATCGGCTACCCCATCATCCTCAAGGCGGCCGCCGGCGGCGGCGGGCGCGGCATGAAGATCGTGCGCGAGGGCGGCGACGTGCGCCGCACCTTCGAGCAGGCCTCCACCGAGGCCCTCGCCGCCTTCGGCGACGGCTCGATGTACCTCGAGCGCTACGTCGAGGAGCCCCGGCACATCGAGCTGCAGATCGCCGCCGACGAGCACGGGAACATCGTCCACCTCGGCGAGCGCGAGTGCTCGGTGCAGCGGCGGCACCAGAAGATCGTCGAGGAGTCGCCCAGCCCCGCCGTCACGCCGGAGCTGCGGCGCGAGATGGGCGAGGTGGCGCTCAAGGCCATGAACTCGATCGGCTACAACAACGTCGGCACGATCGAGTTCCTCATGGACGAGAAGGGCCGCTACTACTTCATGGAGATGAACACCCGCATCCAGGTGGAGCACCCGGTGACCGAGCAGGTCTACGGGCTCGACCTGGTGCGCCTCCAGATCCGGCTCGCGGCGGGCGAGAAGATGCCGCTCGTCCAGGAGAAGATCGTCCCCAAGTTCCACGCCATCGAGTGCCGGGTCAACGCCGAGGACCCGCTCACCTTCGCCCCCTCGCCGGGCAACATCACCGGCTACCACCAGCCGGGCGGCTACGGCGTGCGGGTCGACACCATGGCGTTCGAGCACTACCGCGTGCAGCCGTACTACGACTCGCTGGTGGCGAAGCTCATCTGCTGGGGCGACTCCCGCGACGTGGCGCTCTCCCGCGCCCGGCGGGCGCTCGACGAGTACGTGGTCGAGGGCATCAAGACGAACATCCCGTTCCTGCGGCGGGTCCTGGCGGACCGGCGGTTCGCCGCCGGCAAGTACGACACCCGGCTGGTCGAGCAGATCCTGACCGAGGGGAAGGCGGCCGCCGCCGAGCCGGTGCCGAGCACCTGA
- the accB gene encoding acetyl-CoA carboxylase biotin carboxyl carrier protein, translated as MATRRLEQAERTKEPQARGAAASGPFTLDEVKALVKVLEGTDVSSLRWDRNGQQLVIRRGQAAPATVMMHAAPVAAPVPAMPAPIAAAPAAAAAAPAPKADAKPGTIVTSPFVGTFYRAPSPDSPPFVDVGTVVKKGQVLCIVEAMKLMNEIEAETPGKVAEILVANATPVEFGQPLFRLEPA; from the coding sequence ATGGCGACGAGACGTCTGGAGCAGGCGGAGCGCACGAAGGAGCCGCAGGCCCGCGGCGCTGCGGCGAGCGGCCCCTTCACCCTCGACGAGGTGAAGGCGCTGGTGAAGGTGCTCGAGGGCACCGACGTGAGCTCGCTGCGGTGGGACCGCAACGGGCAGCAGCTCGTGATCCGGCGCGGCCAGGCCGCGCCCGCCACCGTGATGATGCACGCCGCGCCCGTGGCCGCGCCGGTGCCGGCCATGCCGGCGCCGATCGCCGCTGCCCCCGCGGCGGCGGCCGCCGCGCCCGCCCCCAAGGCGGACGCGAAGCCGGGCACGATCGTCACCTCGCCCTTCGTCGGCACCTTCTACCGCGCCCCCTCGCCCGACTCGCCGCCGTTCGTCGACGTGGGGACCGTGGTCAAGAAGGGCCAGGTCCTCTGCATCGTCGAGGCGATGAAGCTCATGAACGAGATCGAGGCCGAGACGCCGGGCAAGGTGGCCGAGATCCTGGTGGCGAACGCCACCCCGGTCGAGTTCGGCCAGCCGCTCTTCCGCCTGGAACCGGCCTAG
- the efp gene encoding elongation factor P, which translates to MADTLDTSAFRRGLKIEIDKEPWEIVEFQHVKPGKGSAFVRTRIKNLLSGRTIDRTFKSGDVVGKPDVEEKEMQYLYKEGDHYNFMDNKTFDQTFLTEEQMGDAKNFIKDNTTTHIMFFNGKAIGVTLPNSMDLKVVKCDPGVRGDTVSGATKPATLETGYQVNVPLFINEGETLRIDTRTGEYLTRVAG; encoded by the coding sequence ATGGCCGACACCCTCGACACCTCCGCGTTCCGCCGCGGGCTCAAGATCGAGATCGACAAGGAGCCGTGGGAGATCGTGGAGTTCCAGCACGTGAAGCCGGGCAAGGGCTCGGCGTTCGTGCGGACCCGCATCAAGAATCTCCTGAGCGGCCGGACCATCGACCGGACGTTCAAGTCCGGCGACGTGGTGGGCAAGCCCGACGTGGAGGAGAAGGAGATGCAGTACCTCTACAAGGAAGGCGACCACTACAACTTCATGGACAACAAGACGTTCGACCAGACGTTCCTCACCGAGGAGCAGATGGGCGACGCGAAGAACTTCATCAAGGACAACACCACCACCCACATCATGTTCTTCAACGGGAAGGCCATCGGCGTCACGTTGCCGAACTCGATGGACCTCAAGGTGGTGAAGTGCGATCCGGGCGTGCGGGGTGACACCGTCTCCGGTGCCACCAAGCCGGCCACCCTCGAGACCGGCTACCAGGTGAACGTGCCGCTCTTCATCAACGAGGGCGAGACGCTCCGCATCGACACCCGCACCGGCGAGTACCTGACCCGCGTCGCGGGCTAG
- a CDS encoding roadblock/LC7 domain-containing protein produces the protein MSFREHLQTVCDGVDGALACSLMGVDGIEVDTHLAGPAKLDLKSLLVEYSSVFRNAREAAEAQRAGLVDEISLHTGQVVTVARLVSPDYFMVVALTPEGNYGKARYLLRVTAPKVRSEL, from the coding sequence ATGAGCTTCCGCGAGCACCTCCAGACCGTGTGTGACGGCGTCGACGGCGCCCTCGCCTGCTCGCTCATGGGCGTGGACGGGATCGAGGTCGACACGCACCTGGCCGGCCCGGCCAAGCTCGACCTCAAGTCGCTGCTGGTCGAGTACTCGAGCGTGTTCCGCAACGCGCGCGAGGCGGCCGAGGCGCAGCGGGCCGGGCTGGTGGACGAGATCTCGCTGCACACCGGGCAGGTGGTGACCGTGGCCCGGCTGGTCTCACCCGACTACTTCATGGTCGTGGCCCTCACCCCCGAGGGGAACTACGGCAAGGCGCGGTATCTGTTGAGGGTCACCGCCCCGAAGGTGAGGTCGGAACTGTAG
- the pilQ gene encoding type IV pilus secretin PilQ gives MNSNLKVLAGLALCALLAPASPLADAPRAAAPNVIQGIGVSDAAGGVELEIRGTRAPSYTVFKLQDPPRLVVDLAGADVSAVSAPVAVGKGGVREVSTAQYQDDRSAVGRVIVALDAGARYEVAPRDRAVVVKVAAADGPAPAAERKVAVAAPSPATPSSAAEEKLPASDHVLSRRADEAAVSRPATAVLGARARQGAVALALDGEVGRFEVLELEDPPRLAVDLYGVSKAPRSAVALEGPFRQARFGRDLGKVRVVLDAAGALPRCEVKRAAGGLVIALAGSSAPGRALAQAKAAAPSPEAKAEPVKVITAQSQAAGFTATAPAYALSGAPQKREYTGRRITLDFHDIEIRNLLRLIADVSKKNIVVADDVTGKVTVALRNVPWDQALDLVLKTKGLDKEEMGNVIRIAKIEEIAKEQTARAEAQKARAPLVPLKVRIIPVNFARSGDVAARVKDVLTDRGTVTTDDRTNVLIVKDIPEALARAEGLVRNLDTEIPQVRIESRIVEASSNFNQAIGVQWGGNATASAATGNPTGLFFPNIASASGAAGGGPSIGTAGTPNYAVNLPAAIGQGSGGGLGFQFGSAGGAFNLNLRLSALENRGVVKTISAPSVSTVDNKEATIGQGISIPFSQVSASGVNTVFIEAKLELKVTPHISADGSVLMKIKVTNNSPNPQLTGANGQPSISKREAETEALVKDGETTVIGGIYTRQTASSVAEVPFFGKIPILGFFFRTKSESDQNTELLVFITPRILNRQATTAIATGAAGGQP, from the coding sequence ATGAACTCCAACCTGAAGGTCCTGGCCGGTCTCGCGCTGTGCGCGCTGCTGGCGCCTGCGTCGCCCCTGGCCGACGCGCCGCGCGCCGCGGCGCCGAACGTGATCCAGGGCATCGGCGTGAGCGACGCGGCGGGCGGCGTGGAGCTCGAGATCCGCGGCACCCGGGCGCCGAGCTACACCGTCTTCAAGCTGCAGGACCCGCCCCGGCTGGTGGTGGACCTGGCCGGCGCCGACGTCTCGGCGGTCTCCGCGCCGGTGGCGGTCGGCAAGGGCGGGGTGCGCGAGGTCAGCACCGCGCAGTACCAGGACGACCGCAGCGCGGTCGGCCGCGTCATCGTCGCCCTCGACGCCGGCGCCCGCTACGAGGTCGCGCCGCGCGATCGCGCGGTGGTGGTGAAGGTGGCGGCCGCCGACGGGCCGGCGCCCGCCGCCGAGCGGAAGGTCGCCGTCGCCGCGCCGAGCCCCGCCACGCCGTCCAGCGCCGCCGAGGAGAAGCTCCCGGCGAGCGACCACGTCCTCTCGCGCCGCGCCGACGAGGCGGCGGTGAGCCGTCCCGCGACCGCCGTCCTGGGCGCGCGCGCCCGCCAGGGCGCGGTGGCGCTCGCCCTCGACGGCGAGGTGGGTCGCTTCGAGGTCCTGGAGCTCGAGGATCCCCCGCGGCTGGCCGTCGACCTGTACGGCGTCAGCAAGGCGCCCCGGTCCGCGGTCGCCCTGGAGGGCCCCTTCCGCCAGGCGCGCTTCGGCCGCGACCTCGGCAAGGTGCGGGTGGTGCTCGACGCCGCCGGCGCCCTGCCGCGGTGCGAGGTGAAGCGCGCCGCCGGCGGGCTCGTCATCGCGCTGGCCGGGAGCTCCGCGCCCGGCCGCGCCCTCGCCCAGGCGAAGGCGGCCGCGCCCTCCCCGGAGGCGAAGGCCGAGCCGGTCAAGGTGATCACCGCCCAGTCGCAGGCGGCCGGCTTCACCGCCACCGCCCCGGCCTACGCGCTCTCCGGCGCGCCGCAGAAGCGCGAGTACACCGGCCGGCGCATCACCCTCGACTTCCACGACATCGAGATCCGCAACCTCCTCCGGCTCATCGCCGACGTCTCCAAGAAGAACATCGTCGTCGCCGACGACGTCACCGGCAAGGTGACGGTCGCTCTCCGCAACGTGCCCTGGGACCAGGCGCTCGACCTGGTCCTCAAGACGAAGGGGCTCGACAAGGAGGAGATGGGCAACGTCATCCGCATCGCCAAGATCGAGGAGATCGCGAAGGAGCAGACCGCCCGCGCCGAGGCGCAGAAGGCGCGCGCGCCGCTGGTCCCGCTCAAGGTGCGCATCATCCCGGTGAACTTCGCCCGCTCGGGCGACGTGGCCGCCCGCGTGAAGGACGTGCTCACCGACCGCGGCACGGTCACCACCGACGACCGCACCAACGTCCTCATCGTGAAGGACATCCCGGAGGCGCTCGCCCGCGCCGAGGGGCTGGTGCGCAACCTCGACACCGAGATCCCGCAGGTCCGGATCGAGAGCCGCATCGTCGAGGCCTCGTCCAACTTCAACCAGGCCATCGGCGTGCAGTGGGGCGGCAACGCCACCGCCAGCGCGGCCACCGGCAACCCGACCGGCCTCTTCTTCCCGAACATCGCCAGCGCCTCGGGGGCGGCCGGCGGCGGTCCGAGCATCGGTACGGCGGGCACCCCCAACTACGCCGTCAACCTGCCCGCCGCCATCGGCCAGGGCTCCGGCGGCGGCCTCGGCTTCCAGTTCGGCTCGGCGGGCGGCGCGTTCAACCTGAACCTGCGGCTCTCGGCGCTCGAGAACCGGGGCGTGGTGAAGACCATCTCCGCCCCCAGCGTCTCCACCGTCGACAACAAGGAGGCCACCATCGGGCAGGGCATCTCCATCCCCTTCTCGCAGGTGTCCGCCTCCGGCGTGAACACGGTCTTCATCGAGGCCAAGCTCGAGCTCAAGGTCACGCCGCACATCTCGGCCGACGGCTCGGTGCTCATGAAGATCAAGGTCACCAACAACTCGCCCAACCCGCAGCTCACCGGCGCCAACGGCCAGCCCTCCATCTCGAAGCGCGAGGCCGAGACCGAGGCGCTGGTGAAGGACGGCGAGACGACCGTCATCGGCGGCATCTACACCCGCCAGACCGCGAGCAGCGTGGCCGAGGTGCCCTTCTTCGGGAAGATCCCCATCCTCGGGTTCTTCTTCCGGACGAAGAGCGAGTCGGACCAGAACACCGAGCTGCTCGTCTTCATCACCCCCCGCATCCTCAACCGCCAGGCGACGACCGCGATCGCGACGGGCGCCGCCGGAGGCCAGCCATGA
- a CDS encoding pilus assembly protein PilP: MNRSHAFTPPPAVAGALAALLLLAGCADKPAAAPRPPPKVAVAAPAAAPAEEKAEPAAREWSYTSVGKRDPFHSFLAEVESTRNAMATRCATPLGRFELDQLKLVAVVTGLDDPVAMVEAPNGIGYSLRRGACVGRNGGTISAVRSGEVVVAEWATRADGTRDRTQTVLRLPKEASLNIEE; the protein is encoded by the coding sequence ATGAACCGCTCGCACGCGTTCACCCCGCCGCCGGCCGTCGCGGGCGCGCTCGCCGCGCTCTTGCTCCTCGCCGGCTGCGCCGACAAGCCGGCCGCCGCGCCCCGGCCGCCGCCCAAGGTCGCCGTGGCCGCGCCGGCCGCCGCGCCCGCCGAGGAGAAGGCGGAACCGGCCGCGCGCGAGTGGTCGTACACCTCGGTCGGCAAGCGCGACCCCTTCCACAGCTTCCTGGCCGAGGTGGAGTCCACCCGGAACGCCATGGCCACCCGCTGCGCCACCCCGCTCGGCCGCTTCGAGCTCGACCAGCTGAAGCTCGTCGCCGTCGTGACCGGTCTCGACGATCCAGTCGCGATGGTCGAGGCGCCGAACGGCATCGGCTACAGCCTGCGCCGCGGCGCCTGCGTCGGCCGCAACGGCGGCACCATCTCCGCCGTGCGGAGCGGCGAGGTGGTGGTGGCGGAGTGGGCCACCCGGGCCGACGGGACGCGCGACAGGACCCAGACCGTGCTGCGGCTTCCCAAGGAAGCGTCGCTCAACATCGAGGAATAG